The Pseudomonas azotoformans genome has a segment encoding these proteins:
- a CDS encoding class I SAM-dependent methyltransferase yields MSTPTKLEFSEKYDDEHAQEYLLKHQDNLARRLSHKRDEQLARGALAMAGEPGLVLDLPCGAGRFWPLLAEKPNRVIIGADNSASMLKVATAAQPADVVKRVRPLQTSAFDIDLPDNSVDSIFCMRLLHHIGDPAHRLAILREFQRVTRDSVIVSLWVDGNFKAWKRKRLEEQRRKKGEQEGYQNRFVLPAATVEAEFEEAGFRVQESLDFIPLYAMWRVYVLRKR; encoded by the coding sequence ATGTCTACCCCGACCAAACTCGAATTTTCCGAAAAGTACGACGACGAACACGCCCAAGAGTATTTGCTCAAGCATCAGGACAATCTGGCCCGCCGGTTGTCCCACAAACGCGACGAGCAATTGGCCCGTGGTGCGCTGGCGATGGCCGGTGAGCCTGGCCTGGTGCTCGACTTGCCGTGCGGCGCCGGGCGTTTCTGGCCGCTGCTGGCCGAAAAGCCCAATCGCGTCATCATTGGCGCCGACAACTCGGCGTCGATGTTGAAGGTCGCAACGGCTGCCCAGCCCGCCGATGTGGTGAAACGGGTACGACCCTTGCAGACATCTGCGTTTGATATCGATCTGCCGGATAACTCGGTCGACAGCATTTTTTGCATGCGCCTGTTGCACCACATTGGTGATCCGGCGCACCGACTGGCGATATTGCGGGAGTTTCAGCGCGTTACCCGTGACAGCGTGATCGTTTCGCTGTGGGTCGATGGCAATTTCAAAGCCTGGAAACGCAAGCGTCTCGAAGAGCAGCGTCGCAAAAAAGGTGAGCAGGAAGGTTACCAAAACAGATTTGTGTTACCGGCTGCTACTGTTGAAGCAGAATTCGAAGAAGCCGGTTTCCGTGTTCAGGAGTCCCTGGACTTCATTCCGCTCTACGCCATGTGGCGAGTGTATGTATTGCGCAAGAGGTAA
- a CDS encoding LTA synthase family protein, producing MGFLKTAPMRYLLLVTGAWLVVFLLTRSVLLITHLDEVGGNLLPVFGVGLLYDLGFLAYAALPLGLYLLLCPPALWRRRGHRWFLQAVLTVSLFAMLFTSVAEWLFWDEFGVRFNFIAVDYLVYSDEVLNNVLESYPIGKLLSLLAMLAIVLSLALRKPFNAAMNAPLPPLRGRLVNALGLLVVAGLSLQLISQDSPRTLGGNAYKNELASNGPYQFFAAFRNNELDYTQFYKSLPADVVAKQLRAELSEPNARFIDKDPLDIRRAITNPGTLRKPNIVLVTIESFSAKYMGSNGDERNLTPNLDALRKQSLYFNNFYATGTRTDRGLEAITLAIPPTPGRSIVKRIGRESGFASLGQQLSAIGYDSVFVYGGRGYFDNMNAFFSGNGYRVVDQSSVPESEISFKNAWGMADEDLYKQSLKLADADYAKQQPFLLQLMTTSNHRPYTYPDGRIDIKSGNGRDGAVKYTDHAIGEFLEAARQKPWFDNTIFVFVADHTAGSAGKEDLPITNYQIPLFIYAPKLVEARETAQLASQIDLAPTLLGLINLSYESTFFGRNLLQDNPLPPRVVVGNYQHLGLFDGKDLAILSPRQGLRRHDQALGESQELRVGSDDPLILRAITYYQAASYGFKQQLLSWKAPKDVTPAISAR from the coding sequence ATGGGGTTTCTCAAAACAGCGCCTATGCGCTATTTGCTGTTGGTAACCGGTGCCTGGCTGGTTGTTTTCCTGCTCACGCGCAGCGTGTTGCTCATCACTCACCTGGATGAAGTCGGTGGCAACCTGTTGCCAGTGTTTGGCGTGGGCCTGCTCTACGACTTGGGTTTTCTGGCCTACGCGGCGCTGCCGTTGGGTCTGTACCTGCTGCTCTGCCCACCTGCGCTGTGGCGTCGTCGTGGGCACCGCTGGTTTTTGCAGGCGGTGCTGACGGTCAGCCTGTTCGCCATGTTGTTCACGTCGGTTGCCGAATGGCTGTTCTGGGATGAGTTCGGCGTGCGCTTCAACTTTATCGCCGTCGACTACCTGGTGTATTCCGATGAAGTGCTGAACAACGTGCTGGAGTCCTACCCGATCGGCAAGCTGCTGAGCCTGTTGGCGATGCTCGCGATTGTGTTGAGCCTGGCCCTGCGCAAACCGTTCAATGCCGCGATGAATGCGCCTTTGCCACCGCTGCGTGGCCGCCTGGTCAACGCCCTGGGCCTGTTGGTGGTGGCGGGCCTCAGCCTGCAACTGATCAGCCAGGACAGCCCGCGCACCCTAGGCGGTAACGCCTACAAGAACGAGCTGGCAAGCAATGGCCCGTACCAGTTTTTTGCTGCGTTCCGTAACAACGAACTGGACTACACCCAGTTCTATAAAAGCCTGCCGGCGGACGTGGTTGCCAAACAGTTGCGCGCCGAGCTCAGTGAGCCCAACGCCCGCTTCATCGACAAAGACCCGCTGGATATCCGCCGTGCTATCACCAACCCCGGCACGTTGCGCAAACCCAATATCGTGCTGGTGACCATCGAAAGCTTCAGTGCCAAGTACATGGGCAGCAACGGCGACGAGCGCAACCTGACGCCCAACCTGGATGCCCTGCGCAAACAAAGCCTGTACTTCAATAACTTCTATGCCACCGGCACTCGCACCGACCGAGGCCTGGAGGCGATCACCCTGGCGATCCCACCGACGCCGGGCCGTTCGATCGTCAAGCGCATCGGCCGCGAAAGCGGCTTCGCCAGCCTCGGCCAGCAGCTCAGCGCCATCGGCTACGACAGTGTATTCGTCTACGGCGGGCGCGGTTATTTCGACAACATGAATGCATTCTTCAGCGGCAACGGTTATCGGGTCGTCGACCAGAGCAGCGTGCCCGAGTCAGAAATATCGTTTAAAAACGCCTGGGGCATGGCCGACGAAGACCTCTATAAACAAAGCCTGAAACTGGCCGATGCGGACTACGCCAAGCAGCAACCCTTCCTGCTGCAACTGATGACCACGTCCAACCATCGCCCCTACACCTATCCCGATGGGCGCATCGATATCAAATCCGGCAACGGCCGCGACGGTGCGGTGAAATACACCGACCATGCCATCGGCGAATTCCTGGAGGCTGCACGCCAGAAGCCGTGGTTCGACAACACGATCTTCGTGTTCGTCGCCGACCACACCGCCGGCAGCGCCGGCAAGGAAGACCTGCCGATCACCAACTACCAGATTCCGCTGTTCATCTATGCCCCCAAGCTGGTCGAGGCACGGGAGACCGCGCAACTGGCCAGTCAGATCGACTTGGCGCCGACCTTGCTGGGGCTGATCAACCTGAGCTACGAATCGACGTTCTTCGGTCGCAACCTGTTGCAAGACAACCCGCTGCCACCGCGTGTTGTGGTCGGCAACTACCAGCACCTGGGACTGTTTGACGGCAAAGACCTGGCGATCCTCAGCCCACGCCAGGGCCTGCGTCGCCATGACCAGGCGCTGGGGGAAAGCCAGGAGTTGCGGGTGGGCAGCGATGACCCGCTGATCCTGCGCGCCATCACTTACTACCAGGCCGCGAGCTATGGATTCAAACAGCAATTGCTGAGCTGGAAAGCGCCGAAGGACGTGACGCCGGCAATCAGCGCCCGCTGA
- a CDS encoding sensor histidine kinase, whose product MEFKQSLAQRIIIAFALMSALVAGAFAMGIVATVHLVEEKLISAGLGGDLQRLLLMDTVEDWRHRPEPDQLFYFSGGPGDFELPKDLRHLEPGFHEVFREALSYHAMVEVVDGRRYVLLQDQSDFEERERVLFAVVLVGFVLSLALAVFLGWVLARKVMAPVVRLARQVRHRDQLLGLAPPLAPDYAADEVGELAVAFDATLGRLRQALSREQLFTSDVSHELRTPLMVLASSCELLLENPAIDQRGRNQVLRIARACEEMRELVQTFLMLARAQHDESAMSPQVSLAQVADDLLGIWREPIEQKGLELIYNPGHPLDTRYNTTFLHAVMGNLLRNALHYTEHGFIRLTLEPTGFVVEDSGVGIPEDKREAMFEPFVRGSEKRGEGLGLGLSLVQRICENQGWTVSLSTMEPNGCRFHVQLSQVNA is encoded by the coding sequence ATGGAGTTTAAGCAAAGCCTTGCCCAACGGATCATCATCGCCTTTGCGTTGATGAGTGCGTTGGTGGCGGGGGCCTTCGCCATGGGCATCGTCGCGACGGTGCACCTGGTGGAAGAGAAGTTGATCTCGGCGGGCCTGGGCGGTGACCTGCAGCGCTTGCTGCTGATGGACACGGTCGAAGACTGGCGGCACCGGCCCGAGCCGGATCAGCTGTTTTACTTCAGCGGTGGCCCTGGGGATTTTGAGTTGCCCAAGGATTTGCGCCACCTTGAGCCCGGCTTCCATGAAGTGTTCCGCGAAGCGCTGTCGTACCACGCCATGGTCGAAGTGGTCGACGGCCGGCGCTACGTGTTGCTGCAGGATCAAAGCGATTTTGAAGAGCGCGAGCGCGTGCTGTTTGCCGTGGTGCTGGTGGGTTTCGTCCTCAGCCTGGCGCTGGCGGTGTTCCTCGGTTGGGTGCTGGCGCGCAAAGTGATGGCGCCGGTCGTGCGGCTGGCCCGTCAGGTGCGTCACCGTGACCAACTGCTGGGCCTGGCTCCGCCGTTGGCACCGGATTACGCGGCGGATGAAGTGGGTGAACTGGCCGTGGCCTTCGATGCCACCCTGGGACGCCTGCGTCAGGCGCTGTCCCGTGAGCAGTTGTTCACCAGTGATGTCAGCCACGAATTGCGCACACCGTTAATGGTATTGGCCAGCTCCTGCGAGCTGCTGCTGGAAAACCCGGCCATCGACCAGCGTGGGCGCAACCAGGTGCTGCGTATCGCCCGGGCCTGCGAAGAGATGCGCGAACTGGTACAGACCTTCCTGATGCTGGCCCGTGCCCAGCATGATGAGTCGGCCATGTCGCCGCAGGTCAGCCTCGCGCAGGTGGCCGATGATCTGCTCGGTATCTGGCGCGAGCCCATCGAGCAAAAAGGCCTGGAGCTGATCTACAACCCCGGTCACCCCCTGGACACGCGCTATAACACCACCTTCCTGCACGCCGTCATGGGCAACCTGCTGCGCAACGCCCTGCACTACACCGAACACGGGTTTATCCGCCTGACCCTGGAACCCACGGGCTTTGTGGTGGAAGACAGCGGGGTCGGTATTCCCGAAGACAAACGTGAGGCGATGTTCGAGCCGTTTGTACGCGGCAGCGAGAAGCGCGGAGAAGGCCTGGGCCTGGGGTTGTCGCTGGTCCAGCGCATCTGCGAGAACCAGGGCTGGACCGTGAGCCTCAGCACCATGGAGCCCAATGGCTGCCGCTTTCATGTGCAACTGAGTCAGGTCAACGCCTGA
- the colR gene encoding two-component system response regulator ColR, whose amino-acid sequence MRILLVEDNRDILANLADYLGLKGYTVDCAQDGLSGLHLAATEHYDLIVLDIMLPGIDGYTLCKRLREDARRDTPVIMLTARDQLDDRLQGFKSGADDYLLKPFALSELAARIEAVLRRAQGGGRRALQVGDLSYDLDTLEVTREGRLLKLNPVGLKLLAVLMQKSPHVLRREILEEALWGDDCPDSDSLRSHVHQLRQVIDKPFAKPLLQTVHGVGYRLAEGRDGV is encoded by the coding sequence ATGCGAATTCTATTGGTTGAAGACAACCGCGATATTCTGGCCAACCTGGCCGATTACCTGGGGCTAAAAGGCTATACCGTGGACTGTGCGCAGGACGGTTTGTCGGGCCTGCACCTGGCCGCCACCGAGCATTACGACCTCATCGTGCTCGACATCATGCTGCCCGGCATCGATGGCTACACCCTGTGCAAACGCCTGCGTGAAGATGCGCGCCGCGACACGCCGGTGATCATGCTCACCGCCCGCGACCAATTGGATGACCGGTTGCAGGGCTTCAAGTCTGGCGCCGATGATTACCTGCTCAAACCGTTTGCCCTGTCGGAACTGGCCGCGCGTATTGAAGCGGTGCTGCGCCGTGCCCAGGGTGGCGGGCGCCGCGCCCTGCAAGTGGGTGACCTGAGCTACGACCTCGACACCCTGGAAGTGACCCGCGAAGGCCGCTTGCTCAAGCTCAACCCAGTTGGCCTGAAACTGCTGGCGGTGCTGATGCAAAAGAGCCCGCACGTGTTGCGCCGCGAAATCCTTGAAGAAGCCTTGTGGGGCGACGACTGCCCGGACAGCGACAGCCTGCGCAGCCACGTCCACCAATTGCGCCAAGTGATCGACAAACCGTTCGCCAAGCCGTTGCTGCAAACGGTGCACGGTGTCGGTTATCGCCTGGCCGAGGGTCGTGATGGAGTTTAA
- a CDS encoding sensor histidine kinase — translation MRSNVRPWMAIVAGTSWGALTLYLLWLCANASVFVGEYSFLRLMAGPGYLVAEQLKPLPAEQREARMDALRARFQYPISLVKLDAIELPPEALIMLKHQQPAQSSDEDITYFPLDDTTLIQFGPMWGTAEVKDLLQFPVYGITACVAGLPLVLWMWLGLRARRQRRADVEALNACLGTLARTPNAMLPAMGKEWTPLLQTVQQHAQDITAMSERHREVSQAVSHELRTPLARMRFALTLLSKSDDSLTRTRLQERLQTDVEELEALVRASLAFARMAGAPTDLQHEPIPIRDWLHQEFALLDGHQRRLSLDTEPADLQLIGDRALLHLIVRNLLSNAVTYAREQVCVSAACQDEHHLVLHVDDDGPGILAENREKVFEPFVRLAMGGDEPGGFGLGLALARRATQWHSGKLSVTRSPLGGARLTLILPLRPR, via the coding sequence ATGCGCTCTAACGTACGGCCATGGATGGCAATCGTGGCGGGCACCAGTTGGGGCGCATTGACGCTTTATCTGTTGTGGCTGTGCGCGAATGCCTCGGTGTTTGTCGGTGAATACAGCTTTTTGCGCTTGATGGCCGGGCCTGGCTACCTGGTGGCGGAGCAGCTCAAGCCGTTGCCGGCCGAGCAGCGTGAAGCGCGCATGGACGCGCTGCGTGCACGCTTCCAGTACCCGATCAGCCTGGTCAAGCTGGACGCGATCGAACTGCCGCCCGAAGCCCTGATCATGCTCAAACACCAACAACCGGCGCAGAGCAGCGATGAAGACATCACCTACTTTCCGCTCGACGACACCACCCTGATCCAGTTCGGCCCGATGTGGGGAACGGCTGAGGTCAAGGACCTGCTGCAATTCCCGGTCTATGGCATCACCGCGTGCGTGGCTGGCCTGCCGTTGGTGCTGTGGATGTGGCTGGGTCTGCGCGCTCGCCGCCAGCGTCGCGCCGATGTGGAAGCACTCAATGCCTGCCTGGGCACCCTGGCTCGCACGCCCAACGCCATGCTGCCGGCCATGGGCAAGGAATGGACGCCGCTGCTGCAAACCGTGCAACAACATGCGCAGGACATTACGGCCATGAGCGAGCGTCACCGGGAGGTGTCCCAGGCCGTTTCCCACGAACTGCGCACACCCTTGGCACGGATGCGTTTCGCCTTGACCTTGCTGAGCAAAAGCGACGATTCACTCACCCGTACCCGCTTGCAGGAACGCCTGCAAACCGATGTGGAAGAACTCGAAGCCCTGGTCCGCGCCAGCCTGGCCTTTGCCCGGATGGCCGGTGCGCCCACCGACCTGCAACATGAACCCATCCCTATCCGCGACTGGCTGCATCAGGAGTTTGCCTTGCTCGACGGGCACCAACGCCGCCTGAGCCTGGACACCGAGCCGGCGGACCTGCAATTGATCGGCGACCGCGCCTTATTGCACTTGATCGTACGCAACCTGTTGAGCAATGCCGTCACCTACGCCCGCGAACAGGTGTGCGTCAGCGCGGCCTGCCAGGATGAGCACCATCTTGTGCTGCACGTGGACGACGACGGCCCTGGCATCCTTGCCGAAAACCGCGAAAAGGTATTCGAACCCTTTGTACGGCTGGCCATGGGCGGCGATGAGCCCGGTGGCTTCGGCCTCGGCCTGGCGCTGGCCAGGCGTGCGACCCAATGGCATAGCGGCAAGCTGTCCGTTACGCGCAGCCCTTTGGGCGGTGCACGCCTGACCCTGATCCTGCCCCTACGCCCACGCTAA
- a CDS encoding response regulator transcription factor — MSDTLLLIEDDRPLAALTAEFLRAEGFTVSVEHRGDRAAQRIRDEQPALLILDVMLPGIDGFTLCRQIRDHYPGLILMMTALDENAEQLTGFNVGADDYVVKPVDPLLLLARIRSLLRRHPQAPRAYYQWGTFRLDLNHHFAWLDEVPLQFSVAEFELLTIFARHCGVLLTREKLLQNLRGLEYDGLNRSVDMRVSRLRKKLMSLDCPVTIQTITAQGYLFVEIPQGAQHAL, encoded by the coding sequence ATGTCCGACACCCTGCTGCTGATCGAAGATGACCGCCCTCTGGCCGCACTGACCGCCGAGTTCCTGCGCGCCGAAGGGTTTACCGTGTCGGTGGAGCATCGCGGCGATCGCGCGGCCCAGCGTATCCGTGATGAGCAGCCGGCGTTGCTGATTCTGGATGTGATGTTGCCGGGCATCGACGGTTTTACCCTGTGCAGACAGATCCGCGACCACTACCCCGGTTTGATCCTGATGATGACGGCGCTGGACGAAAACGCCGAGCAACTGACCGGCTTCAACGTTGGCGCGGATGACTATGTGGTTAAACCCGTCGACCCACTGCTGTTGCTGGCCCGGATCCGTTCGCTGCTGCGTCGCCATCCGCAAGCCCCGCGTGCTTATTACCAGTGGGGCACGTTTCGATTGGATCTCAACCACCACTTCGCCTGGCTCGATGAGGTGCCCTTGCAGTTTTCGGTAGCCGAGTTCGAGTTGCTCACGATTTTCGCCCGCCATTGCGGGGTGCTGCTGACCCGCGAAAAGCTCCTGCAAAACCTGCGTGGCCTGGAGTACGACGGGCTCAATCGTTCCGTGGACATGCGCGTGTCGCGTCTGCGCAAGAAGTTGATGAGCCTGGACTGCCCGGTGACCATCCAGACCATCACGGCCCAGGGCTACCTGTTTGTCGAAATCCCGCAAGGCGCCCAGCATGCGCTCTAA
- the groL gene encoding chaperonin GroEL (60 kDa chaperone family; promotes refolding of misfolded polypeptides especially under stressful conditions; forms two stacked rings of heptamers to form a barrel-shaped 14mer; ends can be capped by GroES; misfolded proteins enter the barrel where they are refolded when GroES binds): MAAKEVKFGDSARKKMLTGVNILADAVKATLGPKGRNVIIEKSFGAPTITKDGVSVAKEIELEDRFENMGAQLVKDVASRANDDAGDGTTTATVLAQSIVNEGLKAVAAGMNPMDLKRGIDKATIAVVAELKNLSKPCADTKAIAQVGTISANSDSSIGDIIAEAMEKVGKEGVITVEEGTGLENELSVVEGMQFDRGYLSPYFVNKPETMVAELESPLILLVDKKISNIREMLPVLEAVAKAGRPLLIVSEDVEGEALATLVVNNMRGIVKVAAVKAPGFGDRRKAMLQDIAVLTGGTVISEEIGLSLESATLENLGSAKRVTISKENTIIVDGAGVEQDIQARITQIRAQVAETSSDYDREKLQERLAKLSGGVAVIKVGAGSEVEMKEKKARVEDALHATRAAVEEGVVPGGGVALIRALEALVDLKGDNADQNVGIAVLRRAVESPLRQIASNSGDEPSVVVNEVKNGKGNYGYNAATSEYGDMVEMGILDPTKVTRSALQAAASIAGLLLTTEVAIADKPKAEGSAGGGMPDMGGMGGMGGMM, from the coding sequence ATGGCTGCTAAAGAAGTTAAATTCGGCGATTCCGCCCGCAAGAAAATGCTCACCGGTGTCAACATCCTGGCTGACGCAGTAAAAGCGACCTTGGGCCCGAAAGGCCGTAACGTGATCATCGAGAAGAGCTTCGGCGCTCCGACCATCACCAAGGACGGCGTTTCCGTAGCCAAAGAAATCGAACTGGAAGACCGTTTCGAAAACATGGGCGCACAGCTGGTCAAAGACGTTGCCTCCCGTGCCAACGATGATGCAGGCGACGGTACTACCACCGCTACCGTTCTGGCTCAGTCGATCGTCAACGAAGGCCTGAAAGCCGTCGCTGCCGGCATGAACCCGATGGACCTGAAGCGCGGCATCGACAAGGCGACCATCGCTGTTGTTGCCGAGCTGAAAAACCTGTCCAAGCCTTGCGCTGACACCAAGGCTATCGCTCAGGTAGGCACCATCTCCGCCAACTCCGACAGCTCCATCGGCGACATCATTGCCGAAGCCATGGAAAAAGTCGGCAAAGAAGGCGTGATCACTGTTGAAGAAGGCACTGGCCTGGAAAACGAACTGTCGGTTGTAGAAGGCATGCAGTTCGACCGTGGCTACCTGTCCCCGTACTTCGTCAACAAGCCAGAAACCATGGTTGCCGAGCTGGAAAGCCCGCTGATCCTGCTGGTCGACAAAAAGATCTCCAACATCCGCGAAATGCTGCCAGTACTGGAAGCCGTTGCCAAAGCCGGCCGCCCACTGCTGATCGTTTCCGAAGACGTTGAAGGCGAAGCCCTGGCGACGCTGGTAGTGAACAACATGCGTGGCATCGTGAAGGTTGCAGCCGTCAAGGCGCCAGGCTTCGGCGACCGTCGCAAGGCTATGCTGCAGGACATCGCTGTTCTGACTGGCGGTACCGTTATCTCCGAAGAGATCGGCCTGAGCCTGGAAAGCGCCACCCTGGAAAACCTGGGCAGTGCCAAGCGCGTGACCATCTCCAAAGAAAACACCATCATCGTTGACGGTGCTGGCGTAGAGCAGGACATCCAGGCTCGCATCACCCAGATCCGCGCCCAGGTTGCCGAGACTTCGTCCGACTACGACCGTGAAAAACTGCAAGAGCGCCTGGCCAAACTGTCCGGCGGCGTAGCAGTGATCAAGGTTGGCGCGGGTTCCGAAGTTGAAATGAAAGAGAAGAAAGCCCGCGTTGAAGACGCCCTGCACGCTACCCGTGCAGCCGTTGAAGAAGGCGTGGTACCTGGCGGTGGCGTTGCGCTGATCCGTGCTCTGGAAGCTCTGGTTGACCTCAAAGGCGACAATGCTGACCAGAACGTCGGTATCGCAGTTCTGCGTCGCGCCGTTGAATCCCCACTGCGCCAGATCGCTTCCAACAGCGGCGATGAGCCAAGTGTTGTGGTCAACGAAGTGAAGAACGGCAAAGGTAACTACGGTTACAACGCTGCCACCAGCGAATACGGCGACATGGTTGAGATGGGTATCCTGGACCCAACCAAAGTGACCCGTTCCGCGTTGCAGGCAGCTGCTTCGATCGCTGGTCTGCTGCTGACCACTGAAGTGGCCATCGCTGACAAGCCGAAGGCTGAAGGCTCGGCTGGCGGCGGTATGCCAGACATGGGCGGCATGGGTGGCATGGGCGGCATGATGTAA
- a CDS encoding co-chaperone GroES: MSKLRPLHDRVVIRRSEEEKKTAGGIVLPGSAAEKANHGVIVAAGPGKTLENGEVRALAVKVGDKVVFGPYSGSNTVKVDGEDLLVMAENEILAVLEA, from the coding sequence ATGAGCAAGCTTCGTCCTCTGCACGACCGCGTCGTAATCCGTCGTAGCGAAGAAGAAAAGAAAACCGCTGGCGGTATCGTTCTGCCAGGTTCGGCTGCTGAAAAAGCCAACCACGGTGTGATCGTCGCTGCGGGTCCAGGCAAAACCCTGGAAAACGGTGAAGTGCGTGCTCTGGCCGTTAAAGTCGGTGACAAGGTTGTATTCGGCCCTTACTCCGGCAGCAACACTGTGAAAGTTGACGGCGAAGACCTGCTGGTCATGGCTGAGAACGAGATTCTCGCCGTACTGGAAGCGTAA